AGGGGGCCTGGAACCCGTAGCGGTCAGTCTTGCCTCGGGCCTAAAAGAGGGTACAGCGCGACGCGCGACCGCACCAAACCAGAAGAAGGCGTTCAGCCGCCGCCGTTGTTGCGGTGTGGTTGCCACGCGCTGAGGTCGCTGAACTCGTCGTAAATGTCCTCTTGGTCGCCATCCGCGTCCTCCGCGTCGAGCAGGGTCCGCAGCGCCAGGTGCACGACCTCGCGCGCATCGGCCAGGTGATAGCGACGTATTGCCTCTTGCACCAGGTCGTCGTCGATCTCGATTTCGACCTTCTTGAGCATGGACCAACAATACCCACGCAGCACCGATCGAACCGTTCGGCGAAAGTGCGGTTGACGGGCCGTGATGCGCCCGAAATGCCAGCTCGGTTCGCCGGGTCATAGTCTGTTGCGGTGACAGATTCGTCAGCGGACCGACTGTATTTCCGGCAACTGCTCTCCGGTCGCGATTTCGCCGCCGGCGACATGATGGCCGCCCAAATGGGCAATTTCGCGTATCTGATCGGCGACCGTCAGACCGGCGACTGCATGGTGGTCGACCCGGCATATGCCGCCGGCGAGCTGGTCGACGCGGCCGAAGCCGACGGCATGCACCTGTCCGGTGTACTGGTCACCCACCATCACCCGGACCACGTGGGTGGCTCGATGATGGGCTTCGAACTCAACGGCCTGGCCGACCTGCTGGAGCGGACCAGTGTGCCGGTGCACGTGAATACCCACGAGGCGCTTTGGGTGTCGCGGGTTACCGGGATTGGCGTCGACGACCTGACCCCGCACGAGCACGGCGACAAGATCAGCATCGGCGCTATCGAGATCGAGCTGCTGCACACCCCCGGCCATACGCCGGGTAGCCAGTGCTTCCTGCTGGACGGCCGGCTGGTCGCCGGCGACACGCTCTTCCTGGACGGCTGCGGGCGCACCGACTTTCCCGGCGGGGACTCCGACGAGATGTATCGCA
The Mycobacterium sp. 050128 genome window above contains:
- a CDS encoding type II toxin-antitoxin system VapB family antitoxin; amino-acid sequence: MLKKVEIEIDDDLVQEAIRRYHLADAREVVHLALRTLLDAEDADGDQEDIYDEFSDLSAWQPHRNNGGG
- a CDS encoding MBL fold metallo-hydrolase is translated as MTDSSADRLYFRQLLSGRDFAAGDMMAAQMGNFAYLIGDRQTGDCMVVDPAYAAGELVDAAEADGMHLSGVLVTHHHPDHVGGSMMGFELNGLADLLERTSVPVHVNTHEALWVSRVTGIGVDDLTPHEHGDKISIGAIEIELLHTPGHTPGSQCFLLDGRLVAGDTLFLDGCGRTDFPGGDSDEMYRSLQQLAALPGDPTVFPGHWYSTDPSASLAEVKRSNYVYRAANLDQWRMLMGG